From Debaryomyces hansenii CBS767 chromosome C complete sequence, a single genomic window includes:
- a CDS encoding DEHA2C03234p (similar to uniprot|P25038 Saccharomyces cerevisiae YOL023W IFM1 Mitochondrial translation initiation factor 2) — protein MLQASRIYFSSRLSHSCVRLNYIPKRTYADFLKDLPKVGGGISRISKKTQKPNGPTNKNTETNSKPNQNQNIPKGNRFAQQYSQPKKKNDLNSKPKNQNRFTKEEKVELDRTQQYNMAKKALKEKEKNQAQSKQQTNKTPSPKPRQQKPTKKAETKVENIKIQVPTFITVSNLSTIMGVPLNDLLKKLEILGFEGMTHNYILDKENASLIADEYGFEVTMNDDTGADLFPSPECEDESKLRPRAPVVTIMGHVDHGKTTILDYLRKSSVVAQEHGGITQHIGAFSVITPISKQKITFLDTPGHAAFLKMRERGAIITDIVILVVAADDSVMPQTIEAIKHAKKSGVPMIVAINKCDKPGVKTDRVLADLSRHGIDIEEYGGDTQTVQVSGKTGLNMDKLEEAVITLREMSDFRSEISNIPSEGWVIESEIAKGMGNISTVLVRRGTVKVGSYLVAGNTYCKVRGMKDENGKTVKTAGPSTPVQIWGWKDLPQSGDQILEAKNESIAKKVCENRINREKQIKAAGDIETINKKRQAEIKELARQEKINELKLAGFDEKTLKSEFESEPECIKVKYIIKSDVFGSAEAIKGSIDGLGNEEVKSVVILHEAGMPSDSDVDRAKALDAKILCFNVKIPKAIQAKADKSLVDVKEYNIIYRLIEDVTNELTSHLKPHIETKILGEVEIKDVFSITSKTKSKFKIAGCKVNTGNIKRSSKIKVLRGKNEMFNGSLSSLKHVKDDISEAKRGNECGISFDNWDKFQAGDIIQVYEEIVHPRYL, from the coding sequence ATGTTACAGGCTTCGAGGATATACTTTAGCAGCAGGCTATCACATTCATGTGTACGCTTAAATTATATACCTAAAAGGACATATGCTGACTTTCTTAAAGATTTACCTAAAGTTGGTGGAGgaatttcaagaatttcaaagaaaacCCAAAAGCCTAATGGACCTACAAACAAGAATACAGAGACAAATTCGAaaccaaatcaaaatcaaaacatACCCAAGGGAAATAGATTTGCTCAGCAATATTCACAGCCgaagaaaaagaatgatttgaatagCAAGCCTAAAAATCAGAATCGCTTTACCAAAGAAGAGAAGGTTGAACTTGACAGAACCCAACAATACAATATGGCCAAAAAGGCATTGAAAGAGAAGGAGAAGAACCAAGCACAAAGTAAACAACAGACAAATAAGACACCTAGTCCAAAACCACGACAACAAAAACCTACCAAAAAAGCAGAAacaaaagttgaaaatattaagaTCCAGGTTCCAACTTTTATTACTGTTTCTAATCTTTCCACTATCATGGGTGTCCctttgaatgatttattaaaaaaattagaaatactAGGATTCGAAGGAATGACCCATAACTATATTttagataaagaaaatgcttCATTGATTGCTGATGAATACGGATTTGAAGTTACTATGAATGATGATACGGGTGCTGATTTATTTCCGTCCCCAGAATGTGAAGACGAGAGTAAGCTTAGGCCAAGGGCCCCTGTTGTCACCATTATGGGACATGTGGATCACGGTAAGACTACAATCTTGGATTACTTAAGAAAATCGTCGGTCGTTGCCCAAGAACATGGTGGTATTACTCAACACATTGGTGCTTTTTCAGTAATAACTCCAATTTCCAAGCAAAAGATTACCTTTTTGGATACACCAGGGCATGCAGcatttttaaaaatgaGAGAAAGAGGTGCAATAATTACAGATATTGTTATTTTAGTAGTTGCTGCTGATGATTCAGTAATGCCGCAAACTATTGAAGCAATCAAACACGCGAAAAAGTCTGGTGTTCCAATGATTGTTGCCATTAATAAGTGTGATAAGCCAGGTGTTAAGACCGATAGGGTTTTAGCAGATTTATCCAGACATggaattgatattgaagaatatggtGGAGATACACAGACCGTTCAAGTTTCTGGTAAAACAGGTTTGAATATGGATAAGTTGGAAGAAGCCGTCATTACATTACGTGAAATGAGTGATTTTAGATCTGAAATTAGTAATATACCTTCCGAAGGTTGGGTTATTGAATCAGAAATAGCTAAAGGTATGGGTAATATCTCAACCGTCTTGGTTCGTAGAGGTACTGTCAAAGTCGGTAGTTATTTAGTCGCTGGCAACACTTATTGCAAAGTAAGAGGTAtgaaagatgaaaatggaAAGACAGTTAAAACTGCCGGTCCTTCTACACCAGTTCAAATATGGGGCTGGAAGGATTTACCTCAATCGGGGGACCAAATCTTGGAAGCCAAGAATGAACTGATTGCCAAAAAAGTTTGTGAAAACAGAATAAACCGTGAAAAGCAAATTAAAGCAGCTGGAGATATTGAAACGATCAATAAGAAAAGGCAGGCcgaaatcaaagaattagCAAGACAAGAAAAGatcaatgaattgaaattggctggatttgatgaaaaaacTCTAAAGAGTGAGTTCGAATCTGAACCTGAATGCATTAAagtcaaatatatcattaagTCCGATGTTTTTGGATCAGCGGAAGCAATTAAAGGAAGTATAGATGGTTTAGGTAATGAGGAAGTAAAATCTGTAGTTATCTTACATGAAGCTGGAATGCCATCTGATTCGGATGTTGACAGGGCCAAAGCGCTCGATGCAAAAATTTTGTGCTTCAACGTGAAAATTCCTAAAGCAATACAGGCAAAAGCTGACAAAAGCCTTGTCGATGTAAAGGAATATAACATCATTTACCGATTAATTGAAGACGTTACGAATGAATTAACCTCCCACTTGAAACCTCACATTGAGACTAAAATCCTAGGTGAGGTCGAAATCAAAGATGTGTTTTCCATCACTTCTAAGACCAAGCTGAAGTTCAAAATCGCGGGTTGTAAAGTTAATACCGGTAACATAAAAAGGTCATCCAAGATAAAGGTTCTAAGAGGAAAGAATGAGATGTTTAATGGTTCTCTCTCGTCACTTAAACATGTTAAGGATGATATTTCTGAGGCCAAGAGAGGTAATGAATGTGGGATTTCATTTGATAACTGGGATAAATTCCAAGCTGGAGACATAATTCAAGTTTATGAAGAAATCGTACACCCAAGATATTTGTAA